A single region of the Kwoniella botswanensis chromosome 1, complete sequence genome encodes:
- a CDS encoding serine/threonine-protein phosphatase PP2A catalytic subunit: MSSNDDVDAWIAQLMQCKPLSEPEVKKLCDKAREVLMEESNVQPVRCPVTVCGDIHGQFHDLSELFRIGGNSPDTNYLFMGDYVDRGYYSVETVTLLVALKLRYRDRVTILRGNHESRQITQVYGFYDECLRKYGNANVWKFFTDLFDYLPLTALIDNQIFCLHGGLSPSIDTLDHIRSIDRIQEVPHEGPMCDLLWSDPDDRCGWGISPRGAGYTFGQDISEAFNHNNGLTLVARAHQLVMEGFSWSQERNVVTIFSAPNYCYRCGNQAAILEVDDALKYTFLQFDPAPRAGEPLVSRRPPDYVSCASHSHSIVFDV; encoded by the exons ATGTCCTCCAACGACGATGTCGACGCATGGATCGCTCAGTTGATGCAATGCAAGCCTCTGAGCGAACcggaagtgaagaagctgtgcgataag GCAAGAGAAGTATTGATGGAAGAATCAAATGTTCAACCTGTACGGTGTCCCGTAACAGTTTGTGGAGATATCCATGGACAGTTT CACGATCTTTCAGAACTATTCCGAATTGGAGGTAATTCCCCCGATACCAACTACCTCTTCATGGGCGATTACGTCGACCGAGGTTATTATTCTGTCGAAACGGTCACTCTCCTCGTCGCGTTGAAGTTGAGATACAGAGATCGAGTGACGATCCTCAGAGGGAATCACGAATCTAGACAGATCACTCAAGTGTATGGATTTTACGATGAATGTCTTAGGAAATATGGGAATGCGAATGTATGGAAATTCTTCACGGATTTGTTCGATTATCTACCATTAACGGCTTTGATCGAtaatcaa ATCTTCTGTCTTCACGGTGGTCTCTCGCCATCTATTGATACACTCGATCACATCCGATCCATCGACCGTATCCAAGAAGTACCCCACGAGGGCCCAATGTGCGACTTGCTCTGGTCAGATCCTGATGATAGATGCGGTTGGGGTATAAGTCCAAGAGGTGCAGGATACACTTTCGGTCAAGATATTTCAGAGGCATTCA ACCACAATAACGGCTTAACGTTGGTGGCCCGAGCACATCAACTGGTCATGGAAGGTTTCTCGTGGTCACAAGAACGAAATGTCGTTACCATCTTCTCAGCACCAAATTACTGCTATAGATGTGGAAACCAAGCTGCTATATTagaagttgatgatgccTTGAAATACACCTT CCTACAATTCGACCCAGCACCTAGAGCAGGTGAACCTCTTGTATCACGAAGACCACCAGATTATGTGAGTTGTGCATCGCACTCCCATTCCATCGTGTTCGATGTCTGA